CTGGCCAGTGCGCTGTGCGGAATGGCCTGGGACATCCACTCGATGACGCTGTTCCGGGTGATCCAGGGCTTCGTCGGCGGCGCGATGGTGCCGACCGTGTTCGCCACCGGCTTCGCGCTGTTCAGCGGCCCGCAGCGCGCGCTGATCCCGGCGATCCTCGGCATGGTCTCGGTGCTGGCGCCGACGCTGGGGCCGACCGTGGGCGGCTGGCTCACCGAGGCGGTCGGCTGGCGCTCGATCTTCTACATCAACATCGTGCCGGGCATCGCGGTCACCGTGCTGTCGCTGCTGCTGGTCAGGGTCGACCGGCCGAACCTGGCCATGCTGAAGAAGATCGACTACGTCCACCTGGTCGCGATGGCGATGTTCCTGGGCGGCCTGGAATACGTGCTGGAGGAAGGCCCGCGCCACGAATGGCTGGGCGACCCGACCATCGCCACGGCGGCGTGGCTGTCGCTGGTCGGCTTCGCGCTGTTCCTGGAGCGCTCGCTGCGCTCGGCCGGGCCGATCGTCAAGCTGTCGCCGTTCCGCCATTCCAGTTTCGTGTTCGCCTGCATCTTCAGCCTGGTGATCGGCTTCGGGCTGTATGCGTCGACCTACCTGGTGCCGGTGTTCCTCGGCCGCGTGCGCGGCTACGACAGCCTGCAGATCGGCACCACGGTATTCGTCACCGGCATCGCGCAGATCCTGAGCACGGTGGTCGCGGCACGGCTGTCGCAACGGATCGACGCGCGCTGGACGATCAGCGTCGGCCTGCTGCTGTTCGCCGCCAGCCTGTGGTTGTTCTCGGCGATGACGCCGGAATGGGGCTTCGCCGCGCTGTTCTGGCCGCAGGTGCTGCGCGGCTTCGCGACGATGCTGTGCATCGTGCCCAGCGTGAACATGGCACTGAACGGTTTCGCGCTGGCCGAGTTGCGCTACGCCTCGGGCCTGTTCAACCTGATGCGCAATCTCGGCGGCGCGATCGGCATCGCGGTGGTCAACACCTGGCTGATCGATCACACGCGCATCCACGTCGCGCGCTTCGGCGAAAGCCTGGGCGAAGCGGGCCGCCAGGCGCCCGAAGTGGTGGCGCAACTGGCCGGCCGGGTCAGCCAGTTCACCGCCGATTCCGCGCACGCCTTGCTGATCGCACAAGGCGAGCTGGGCCGGCTGGTGTCGCGCGCGGCGACGACGCTGGCGTTCGACGACGTGTTCCGCCTGATGGCGTGGATGTTTGTCGCCGCCTTGCTGCTGGTGCCGTTCAGCCGTCAGCCGGCGCATGCGCCGACCGTTCCGGTCGAGGCCCACTGATGACCGTCGGCGTAGTCCATAGGTCATGCACACAAGGCCGTCGGGGCGGACTATCGTGGACGCCTCCAAGGGCAGAGGAACGACCATGCAAAGCATGCGATGGGTACTGACGGCGGCGATCCTGTGCAGTCCGGCGGCATGGGCGGCACCGCCGGCGAGCCAGCCTTCCGGCATCGACCTGGCCGGGATCGACCACGGCGTGAAGCCGGGCGACGACTTCTTCCGCTACGCCAACGGCGGCTGGCTGAAGACGGCGCAGATTCCCGCCGACCGCTCCAGCACCGGCACCTTCCTCAAGGTGTTCGAGCAGGCCGAGAAGAACACCGCCGAACTGATCCGCAACGCCGGCGCCAGCCGCCCGGCCGCCGGCAGCAACGCGCGCAAGATCGCCGACTACTACGCCGCCTGGATGGACACCGCCGCGATCGAGCGGCACGGCCTGGCGCCGCTCAAGCCGGAGCTGGCGCAGATCGACGCGATCGCCTCGCGCGCCGACCTGGCGCGCGTGCTGGGCAGCCGCCTGCGCGCCGACGTCGATCCGATGAACGCCACCAACTACCACACCGAGAACCTGTTCGGCCTGTTCGTGACGCAGGGCCTGGAAGACCCCTCGCGCAACATCGCCTACTTGCTGCAGGGCGGCCTGGTCATGCCCAGTCGCGACTACTACCTGTCCGACGACACCCACATGGTCGCGACCCGGGCCAAGTACCGGACCTACATCGGCGCGCTGCTGAAGCAGGCCGGCATGGCTGACGCGGAAGCGAAGGCAAAAACCGTCCTCGACCTGGAAACGAAAATCGCCAGGGCGCAGGCCAGCCTGCTCGACAGCGAGGACGTGCACAAGGCGAACAACCTGTGGCGCACGGCCGACTTCGCGCGGAAGGCGCCGGGGCTGGACTGGGCCGCGTATTTCAAGGCTGCCGGCCTGGACGGCCAGCCGCGGATCGACGTGTGGCAGCCGGCCGCAATCACCGGCCTGTCCGCGCTGACCGCCAGCGAGCCGCTGCAGGCCTGGAAGAACCTGCTGCTCTTCCACACCCTGGACCAGAGTGCGGCCCTGCTGCCGAAGGCCTTTGCCGACCTCGGCTTCGACTTCCACGGCCGCACCCTGCAGGGCACGCCCGAGCAGCGGCCGCGCTGGAAGCGGGCGGTGGGCGCCACCAGCAACGACCTCGGCGACGCCGTGGGCCAGCTCTACGTGAAGCATTACTTCCCGGCCTCGTCCAAGGCGGAAGTGGAGCAACTGGTGCAGAACCTGCTCGCTGCGTTCGACGAGCGCATCGACTCGCTGAGTTGGATGACCCCGGCCACGCGCGCGAAGGCCAAGGCCAAGCTGGCCACGGTGCGCGTCGGCGTGGGCTATCCGGACACCTGGCGCGACTACGCCACGCTGGATATCCGTGCCGACGACGCGCTCGGCAACCAGCGCCGCGCCGAAAAGTTCGAATACGAACATCAGCGCGCCAAGCTGGACCGACCGGTCGATCGCGCCGAGTGGTGGATGACCCCGCAGACCGTCAACGCCGTGAACCTGCCGCTGCAGAACGCGCTGAACTTCCCCGCCGCGATCATGCAGCCGCCGTTCTTCGACCCGAACGCCGACGCCGCCGCCAACTACGGCGCGATCGGTTCAGTGATCGGCCACGAGATCAGCCACAGCTTCGACAACATGGGCGCCGAGTTCGATGCCGAAGGTCGCCTCGCGAACTGGTGGACGCCGGAAGACCTGGCCCACTTCAAGGCCGCCGGCAAGCAGCTGGCGAAGCAGTTCGACCAGTACGAGGCGCTGCCCGGCCTGCACGTCAACGGCGAACAGACGCTGGGCGAAAACATCGCCGACGTCTCCGGCCTGACCATCGCCTACCTCGCCTACCACAAGTCGCTCGGCGGCAAGCCGGCGCCGGTGATCGACGGCCTGACCGGCGACCAGCGCTTCTTCCTCGCCTACGGCCAGGCCTGGCGCTCGAAGATCCGCGACGCCGCCCTGCGCCAGCGCCTCGCCACCGACGTGCACGCCCCCGCCGACTTCCGCGCACAGACCGTGCGCAATCTGGATCAGTGGTACCCCGCGTTCAAGGTGAAGCCCGGCGAGAAACTGTACCTGGCGCCGAAGGACCGGGTGAAGATCTGGTAGGCGTCTCCCGCCGCCGAAAACGAAGGGCCGCACGCAGGTGCGGCCCTTTTGCGTGGAGCCCGGGCAGTCGCGACAACAGGCGGCCTCGCCGGAAATCGGGGCCTACTTCTTCCTGGCTGCCCGTTGCGCAAGCGCCACACCGTTGGCCGCCACTGCGGCGCGTACGAGTTGCCTGAACGCCGTCTCGTTGAGCCTGTCGCCTTCGTGCAGATCGATCGCCCGCCGCGTGTTTCCTTCCAGACCGGCATTGAACAGTTTCTTCGGGTCGCTGACGGATGCGCCGCGGGCGAAGGTGAGCTTCACCTTGTCCTTGTACGACTCGCCGGTGCAGACGATGCCGTCGTGCGACCACACCGGCGTGCCGCCCGAGCTGGGCTTGACCCATTTCCACTCTTCCCGAATCTCCGGATCGGCCTCGTGGATCAGCTGGCGGATGCGCGCGAGCATCGCGCCCCGCCAGTCCCCCAGTTCCTCGATCCGCCGGGTGATGTTCGTTGCCGCAGCCTCGTCATCCGGATGACCTGTCGACTTCATGTTCTCCCTCATCCATTCCGCCGGCCGCCCATGTATGGGCAGTTGGAGCATAACCCGCTGCATCGCGGCATTGCGTCCACGCCACCGCCAATGTATAACATACGTTATAACAAACTCTGGAGACCGCCATGAAACTGAAGATCACCACCATCGGCAACTCCGCCGGCGTCATCCTGCCGCGCGAACTGCTGGCCCGCCTGCGCCTGGAAAAAGGCGACGAATTGTTCGCGCTGGAAACCCCCGACGGCATCCGCCTCACCACCTACGACCCTACCCTCGCCAAGCAGATGGAAGTGGCCGAAGAGGTCATGCGCAAGGACCGCAACGTCCTGCACAAGCTGGCGCAATAGGCGAAGGTCATGGTCGTCTGGATCGAAAGGCCGCTCGCCATCGCCATCCACGAACGCCAGCTGGCGGAACACGGCGGCAGCATCGGCGTGCGCGACGACAATCTGCTGGATTCAGCGCTTGCGCGCCCCAAGCAATCGCACGCCTACGGCGACCCGCCGCCGGACCTTGCCGACCTTGCCGCCAGCCTCGCCTTCGGGCTGGCACGCAATCACCCCTTCGTCGACGGAAACAAACGCACGGCGCACGTCTGCTACCGCGTCTTCCTTTCACTCAACGACGCCGACCTCGCCGCCAGCGACGAAGACAAATACGTCACCATGATCACCCTCGCCGAAGGCAGCCTGTCCGAAGCCGAGTTCGCCGCCTGGCTGCGCCAGCACATCAAGCTCAGCGGCAAAAATCGCGTGAACGAACCGCGGGCGCGCTACGCGCGCTGAAGTCGGTCGAAGTACCGTTCCACGCCGCGTATCAGCGCCGGCCAATCAGGCCGAAATGGAACGGGCAGGCATGCTGCAGATCGACGGATTCGACGGCGTGGAACCCGGCGTCGGCCATCCACTGCCGGCACTGCTCCGGGGTCGGGCGTATTTCCAGCGGCGGCCCGCGCGGAGTCGGGATGTCATTGCGCCAGTGCATCACCGAAAGCACCCCGCCGTCCTGCAGGATCCGGTGGGCTTCCCGCAACAACTCCTCCGGCCGCGCCAGGTGCAGCAGATTGAAAATCATCGCATGCGCCTGCGAACCGGCATCCGCTCCGGCACCGTCGGAAATGAAATCCCGCAGCTCGGCCCGGATGTTGTACAGCCCGAGGCTCGCTGCCTTTCCGCGCACGGCGGCGATCATCTCCGGCTCGATATCCAGCGCAGTGACCAGCCCGCTCGTGCGCCGCGCGGCAGGCACCGTGAACGAGCCGTAGCCGCAGCCAAACTCGATCACGTCCCCCTGCACCTCCGCCGCACCGAACAGCTTCCCGACGGCCGCCTCGCAGTCGAAGAAGCTGGCCCACCGGGCCTCGTCGGGCATGCCGCTCTCGCGAATCTTCATGTGGCCTCCATTTGCTCCCGGTCCAAGGGTTCAAGCGTAGCCAAGGAGACAACGCCAGGGATCAGGCCGATCATTCGAGGTTTCCGCGGGGTG
The window above is part of the Rhodanobacter sp. LX-99 genome. Proteins encoded here:
- a CDS encoding DHA2 family efflux MFS transporter permease subunit, producing the protein MNATTATPHIAPADLPLPRKFLIFGVMAFGMFMALIDIQIVAASLNEIQAGLSAGPDEISWVQTGYLMAELVMIPFAAFLAQALSTRWLYALSAGLFTLASALCGMAWDIHSMTLFRVIQGFVGGAMVPTVFATGFALFSGPQRALIPAILGMVSVLAPTLGPTVGGWLTEAVGWRSIFYINIVPGIAVTVLSLLLVRVDRPNLAMLKKIDYVHLVAMAMFLGGLEYVLEEGPRHEWLGDPTIATAAWLSLVGFALFLERSLRSAGPIVKLSPFRHSSFVFACIFSLVIGFGLYASTYLVPVFLGRVRGYDSLQIGTTVFVTGIAQILSTVVAARLSQRIDARWTISVGLLLFAASLWLFSAMTPEWGFAALFWPQVLRGFATMLCIVPSVNMALNGFALAELRYASGLFNLMRNLGGAIGIAVVNTWLIDHTRIHVARFGESLGEAGRQAPEVVAQLAGRVSQFTADSAHALLIAQGELGRLVSRAATTLAFDDVFRLMAWMFVAALLLVPFSRQPAHAPTVPVEAH
- a CDS encoding M13 family metallopeptidase, which gives rise to MQSMRWVLTAAILCSPAAWAAPPASQPSGIDLAGIDHGVKPGDDFFRYANGGWLKTAQIPADRSSTGTFLKVFEQAEKNTAELIRNAGASRPAAGSNARKIADYYAAWMDTAAIERHGLAPLKPELAQIDAIASRADLARVLGSRLRADVDPMNATNYHTENLFGLFVTQGLEDPSRNIAYLLQGGLVMPSRDYYLSDDTHMVATRAKYRTYIGALLKQAGMADAEAKAKTVLDLETKIARAQASLLDSEDVHKANNLWRTADFARKAPGLDWAAYFKAAGLDGQPRIDVWQPAAITGLSALTASEPLQAWKNLLLFHTLDQSAALLPKAFADLGFDFHGRTLQGTPEQRPRWKRAVGATSNDLGDAVGQLYVKHYFPASSKAEVEQLVQNLLAAFDERIDSLSWMTPATRAKAKAKLATVRVGVGYPDTWRDYATLDIRADDALGNQRRAEKFEYEHQRAKLDRPVDRAEWWMTPQTVNAVNLPLQNALNFPAAIMQPPFFDPNADAAANYGAIGSVIGHEISHSFDNMGAEFDAEGRLANWWTPEDLAHFKAAGKQLAKQFDQYEALPGLHVNGEQTLGENIADVSGLTIAYLAYHKSLGGKPAPVIDGLTGDQRFFLAYGQAWRSKIRDAALRQRLATDVHAPADFRAQTVRNLDQWYPAFKVKPGEKLYLAPKDRVKIW
- a CDS encoding DUF1801 domain-containing protein; translated protein: MKSTGHPDDEAAATNITRRIEELGDWRGAMLARIRQLIHEADPEIREEWKWVKPSSGGTPVWSHDGIVCTGESYKDKVKLTFARGASVSDPKKLFNAGLEGNTRRAIDLHEGDRLNETAFRQLVRAAVAANGVALAQRAARKK
- a CDS encoding AbrB/MazE/SpoVT family DNA-binding domain-containing protein gives rise to the protein MKLKITTIGNSAGVILPRELLARLRLEKGDELFALETPDGIRLTTYDPTLAKQMEVAEEVMRKDRNVLHKLAQ
- a CDS encoding type II toxin-antitoxin system death-on-curing family toxin translates to MVVWIERPLAIAIHERQLAEHGGSIGVRDDNLLDSALARPKQSHAYGDPPPDLADLAASLAFGLARNHPFVDGNKRTAHVCYRVFLSLNDADLAASDEDKYVTMITLAEGSLSEAEFAAWLRQHIKLSGKNRVNEPRARYAR
- a CDS encoding class I SAM-dependent methyltransferase translates to MKIRESGMPDEARWASFFDCEAAVGKLFGAAEVQGDVIEFGCGYGSFTVPAARRTSGLVTALDIEPEMIAAVRGKAASLGLYNIRAELRDFISDGAGADAGSQAHAMIFNLLHLARPEELLREAHRILQDGGVLSVMHWRNDIPTPRGPPLEIRPTPEQCRQWMADAGFHAVESVDLQHACPFHFGLIGRR